The Arenicella xantha genome window below encodes:
- a CDS encoding glycosyltransferase family 2 protein translates to MGYSCCLVVPHFNHVQAFAQFLPRLAALELPCIVVDDGSMPTQLEQLYELLQAYPDITLIDHQQNRGKGAAMWTGAHAARMQGHSHMLQIDADGQHDTADVARFIADSQAHPTAIVSGAPQFDESAPKARVYGRKVTDFWVALETGSTQIKDSLCGFRVYPLNQFEQVFDHYHIGKRMDFDTDVLVKSVWQGIPIRFIDTKVVYLANSVSHFHYLDDNLRLIWLHTRLMTGMLVRLPLRCGRAIRHWLVKQYRAIAGKPN, encoded by the coding sequence ATGGGGTATTCGTGTTGCTTAGTGGTGCCGCACTTCAATCATGTGCAAGCCTTCGCTCAGTTTTTGCCCCGTTTAGCCGCGCTCGAATTACCGTGCATCGTGGTTGATGATGGCAGTATGCCAACCCAGCTCGAGCAGCTCTATGAACTCTTACAAGCGTACCCTGACATTACTTTAATCGACCATCAGCAGAATCGCGGCAAGGGCGCAGCAATGTGGACCGGAGCGCACGCAGCCCGTATGCAGGGGCACAGCCACATGCTTCAAATCGACGCGGATGGACAACACGATACCGCCGATGTGGCGCGCTTTATTGCCGATAGCCAAGCCCATCCGACGGCAATTGTGTCGGGCGCTCCACAGTTTGACGAGTCGGCACCTAAGGCGCGCGTGTATGGACGCAAAGTTACTGATTTTTGGGTAGCGCTGGAAACAGGTTCAACGCAAATCAAAGACAGTTTATGTGGATTCCGAGTGTATCCGCTTAATCAATTTGAACAGGTGTTTGATCACTATCACATTGGTAAGCGCATGGATTTTGATACCGATGTATTGGTCAAATCGGTATGGCAGGGCATTCCTATTAGGTTTATCGATACCAAAGTCGTCTACTTGGCTAATAGCGTGTCGCACTTTCATTATTTGGACGATAATCTGCGCTTGATATGGCTACACACACGCCTAATGACCGGCATGTTGGTCCGGTTACCATTGCGCTGCGGTCGGGCTATTAGGCATTGGTTAGTGAAGCAATATCGAGCCATCGCCGGTAAGCCAAATTGA
- a CDS encoding DUF885 family protein, giving the protein MTLRNINGRPSLLTVIAIIAIIGTLFLALAQSSLAASPPTGNGDYASLVQLTERFFAWKSDGNDPLNRSATQAAERLDELKTMQLQLNDMAVADWDRAKQVDYLALRAAMDQHDFMLQVSKPWERDPGFYVDRMKRLTFVDLPVSDAELTQLRTGLRSTVALVKIAKRNLKNVPTDFAALAIHNLSQPDGVGHGQPYRATPPAGVIGWYGDLLERARSSQAELVSEIESARDAVSSLYAWLLEKQPTMTAQAGVGKELLDWYLMQVKFMPYSSDDIEALGERELERTWAFYALEQHRNRNLAQLTLPKSQQEYEARIASVDRDIRKFIKTEEFMTLPDYVPDDFREIGFNVPWIERGGGPNYWEQIQYRDPSPDHWHAHIPGHKVDAIMLATNQHPIRKYFRDGGRMEGWALYLEEAPLQLGFYATRPRTRELIYNFGIFRAARTLGDIRLQRNEISIPEAVSFWRSKTPWLDANVARVDAEIYLRRPPGYGLGYTVGSFQMYKLLADRKQQLLDEFVLGEFHDQVMAAGGIPFALIRFEITGLDDEVQQFWDYQPLDEKLAELAR; this is encoded by the coding sequence ATGACACTCAGAAACATAAACGGGCGGCCTTCGTTGCTTACCGTCATCGCCATCATCGCCATCATTGGAACGCTTTTCCTGGCATTGGCACAGTCAAGCTTAGCGGCTTCGCCGCCAACTGGGAACGGCGATTATGCGAGCTTAGTCCAACTTACAGAACGCTTCTTCGCGTGGAAGAGCGACGGCAACGACCCGCTAAATCGATCGGCCACGCAGGCCGCTGAGCGTCTTGATGAGCTTAAGACTATGCAGCTGCAACTAAATGATATGGCCGTTGCAGATTGGGATCGCGCCAAACAAGTTGATTACCTCGCATTGCGCGCCGCTATGGATCAGCACGATTTTATGTTGCAGGTCTCTAAGCCCTGGGAGCGTGACCCAGGTTTTTACGTTGATCGAATGAAGCGACTGACTTTTGTTGACCTTCCTGTTAGCGATGCCGAGCTTACCCAGCTGCGTACTGGACTACGTTCTACCGTGGCTCTGGTCAAGATAGCGAAACGTAACCTTAAGAATGTGCCTACTGATTTCGCTGCATTGGCAATTCACAACTTGTCGCAGCCTGATGGTGTGGGTCACGGTCAACCGTATCGTGCCACACCACCAGCCGGTGTTATCGGATGGTACGGCGATTTGCTCGAGCGAGCTCGTTCCTCGCAAGCAGAACTGGTGAGTGAAATTGAATCTGCACGAGATGCGGTCAGCAGCTTGTATGCATGGCTACTTGAAAAGCAACCTACCATGACCGCACAAGCTGGTGTCGGCAAGGAGCTGCTTGATTGGTATTTAATGCAGGTCAAATTCATGCCGTATAGCTCGGACGATATTGAAGCTCTCGGGGAGCGCGAACTTGAACGGACGTGGGCTTTCTACGCATTGGAACAGCACCGTAACCGTAATCTTGCTCAGCTAACGCTACCAAAATCACAGCAGGAATATGAAGCTCGTATTGCTTCAGTGGATCGCGACATTCGCAAGTTCATCAAAACTGAAGAATTCATGACTCTGCCTGATTACGTCCCGGATGACTTTCGTGAAATCGGCTTTAACGTACCTTGGATTGAGCGTGGCGGCGGGCCTAATTATTGGGAACAAATACAATATCGCGACCCGTCTCCGGATCATTGGCACGCGCATATTCCCGGCCACAAGGTCGACGCGATTATGCTCGCGACTAACCAACACCCAATCCGTAAATATTTCCGCGACGGTGGCCGAATGGAGGGCTGGGCTTTGTATCTCGAAGAAGCTCCACTACAGCTGGGCTTCTATGCAACGCGGCCGCGCACTCGCGAACTGATTTACAACTTCGGCATTTTTCGCGCGGCGCGAACGCTTGGCGACATCCGCTTGCAACGTAACGAAATTAGCATCCCAGAAGCGGTCTCCTTTTGGCGTTCAAAAACCCCTTGGCTTGACGCCAATGTCGCGCGCGTCGACGCAGAGATCTATCTGCGCAGACCACCAGGCTATGGGCTCGGCTACACCGTTGGCAGCTTCCAGATGTACAAGCTGCTTGCCGACCGCAAACAGCAACTACTCGATGAGTTCGTATTAGGTGAATTTCACGATCAAGTCATGGCCGCCGGTGGTATTCCGTTTGCCCTTATTCGCTTTGAAATCACTGGCCTTGATGACGAGGTCCAGCAATTTTGGGACTACCAGCCTCTTGACGAAAAACTTGCCGAACTGGCGCGCTGA
- a CDS encoding beta-ketoacyl-ACP synthase, with protein sequence MKKNLKAPQRVVITGAGNISPLGDSWSEVRAQLLAQKNAVRYMTEWDKYPELRTRLAAPVSDFALPSHYRAKQKRPMGRVAQMAVLATERALEQAGLLGDPIVQSGDLGVSYGSATGSSAAGMEFFKLLAGQSMEDVTTTTYIRMMSHTAAVNIGVYFGTQGRMYTTSSACTAGSQGVGYAYEAIRAGQQKVMIAGGAEELCVTQAAVFDTIFAASLKNDAPETSPSPFDKNRDGLVLGEGATTLILESYDHAKARGAEILAEVIGFGTNTDGGHIVRPRQATMQRVMELAMEDSEISVDEIGFVSAHATATDHGDVFESHATYDVVGKKPINSLKSYTGHGLGACGAFELWTCINMMDEGWFAPTLNLTDLDERCADLDYVRDEPREIKTDVFMTNNFAFGGINTSLIIRSGKSASSE encoded by the coding sequence ATGAAGAAAAATCTTAAAGCACCGCAGCGAGTAGTCATTACCGGCGCAGGCAATATCTCTCCGTTGGGCGACTCATGGTCAGAGGTTAGGGCGCAGTTACTCGCGCAAAAGAATGCCGTGCGCTACATGACGGAGTGGGATAAGTATCCGGAATTGCGTACCCGTTTGGCCGCGCCGGTTAGTGATTTTGCGCTGCCGAGTCATTATCGAGCCAAGCAAAAGCGGCCGATGGGCCGAGTTGCCCAAATGGCTGTACTGGCAACTGAACGAGCTTTAGAGCAAGCCGGACTATTGGGTGACCCCATCGTTCAAAGCGGTGATCTAGGTGTGAGTTATGGGTCTGCCACAGGCAGTAGTGCGGCCGGTATGGAGTTCTTTAAACTCCTCGCTGGTCAGTCAATGGAAGATGTTACTACCACTACTTACATTCGTATGATGAGTCATACTGCGGCGGTTAACATTGGCGTGTATTTTGGTACACAAGGCAGAATGTACACAACCTCTAGTGCCTGTACCGCAGGCAGTCAAGGAGTGGGCTACGCCTATGAGGCAATTCGTGCCGGTCAGCAAAAGGTTATGATTGCGGGTGGTGCCGAAGAATTGTGTGTGACCCAAGCCGCGGTATTCGATACCATTTTCGCTGCCAGCTTAAAGAATGATGCACCCGAAACTTCGCCCAGTCCGTTCGATAAGAATCGTGATGGTTTGGTGCTTGGCGAAGGCGCTACCACGCTGATTCTGGAGTCTTACGACCATGCGAAAGCGCGCGGCGCCGAGATTTTAGCTGAGGTAATTGGATTTGGTACCAATACCGACGGTGGGCATATTGTGCGACCACGGCAAGCTACGATGCAGCGTGTGATGGAATTGGCGATGGAAGACTCGGAAATATCTGTCGATGAAATAGGCTTTGTATCGGCGCACGCCACAGCCACGGATCATGGCGATGTATTTGAGAGTCATGCTACTTACGACGTGGTTGGTAAGAAACCGATTAATTCCCTTAAAAGCTACACGGGACACGGTCTAGGTGCTTGTGGCGCGTTTGAGTTGTGGACTTGCATCAATATGATGGACGAAGGTTGGTTCGCTCCAACGTTGAACCTCACCGACCTTGATGAGCGATGTGCCGATTTAGATTATGTCCGAGATGAGCCGCGTGAAATCAAAACTGATGTGTTTATGACCAACAATTTCGCCTTTGGTGGTATCAATACTTCGCTCATTATTCGAAGCGGAAAGTCGGCATCAAGTGAGTGA
- a CDS encoding 3-hydroxylacyl-ACP dehydratase: MNNPRFDPEILQLIPHREPMLLINRLVDVSATRSEALVLIDRDTPFWLEERGVPAWIGLEYMGQTAALIAGYQQRQGLTAPHLGFLMGSRKYQTSAAFFATGQNLRVVCEQAALVGESLATFNCTISTQESNRTLGQTVATAMLSVYRRPLED, from the coding sequence ATGAATAACCCTCGTTTTGATCCTGAAATTTTGCAATTGATACCGCATCGAGAGCCGATGCTGTTGATTAATCGATTAGTAGATGTTTCTGCAACTCGTTCTGAAGCCCTAGTTCTAATTGATCGGGATACCCCGTTTTGGCTAGAAGAACGGGGCGTGCCAGCTTGGATTGGCTTGGAATATATGGGGCAAACCGCTGCCCTCATTGCTGGTTATCAACAGCGCCAAGGCTTAACCGCACCGCACCTTGGTTTTTTAATGGGATCGCGTAAGTATCAAACCTCAGCAGCATTTTTCGCTACTGGACAAAACTTGCGCGTGGTGTGTGAGCAGGCGGCGCTGGTTGGCGAGAGCTTAGCAACATTTAACTGTACAATAAGTACCCAAGAGAGCAACCGAACACTCGGCCAAACCGTGGCCACGGCAATGTTGTCGGTGTATCGACGACCTCTGGAAGACTAA